A stretch of DNA from Arthrobacter globiformis:
CGTGAAGGTCTACGTCCTGAATCGTGACGCCGGCTCTTGCCGCGCCTGCGGTTCCACAGCGGAAATTCAGTATGACCACATCATCCCGCTGGCAATGGGCGGCAGTAACAACGCGGAAAACCTGCAAATACTGTGCGGTCCGTGCAACCGCTCCAAGTCGGCAGGGCTTACGGTTCGTCGTCTAAGGCGCCCCGGGTGAGCTGTGGCATGATGCTCGAATGACTACAGCACCTACACATGAACTTATCGCCGCCTCTGAGCGGTACGCCGAAACTCTCCGCGAGTGGGCAAAGGTCCACCTTGCCTGGTTCAACGGCGAAGTAGACATCACCAAGGATCGCGAGGCCTACGCAGCGCGTGAAGCTGCGTTCACCGAGTTCAAGCGTGTCGAAAGTGAACTGGAGCAGGAGTCGCGCATCGAGCGGGTGGTCGATCATGCGATCGGCGACTATGAGCCCCTGGCTGACGAGCCGAACGCCTAGCAAGGCATCCGGAAGCCCCCGCGAGTCATTTGCGACTAGCGGGGGCTTCCTTGCCCTGTTCTGCGCGCGCGGTTCGCCCGTGTTCCAACGGATGGGACCCGTCGGACGTTGTTGGTTACGGGGGCGGGGCGCCTCTGGGTCAGTTCCTTGATGGCTTCAATGTCCTCACGGGTGAAACGGATGTCGCTTCCAGTGGGATCGTGGTGAGGCCAGATCGGCAAACGGGCGTAGACAGCAGCCGGCGAAAGCTTGAGCAGGGCAGCGAGTTCCGGAACCGTGAGCCAAACGTCATCGTCGTTCATGCTGTCTAGCCTATTCGGGCAGGAAGCCAGGTAGCCGCTTGCCCCACTGGATGGACCTGAGTTCGGGCGGGCACTGGTGTTAGGCGATTATGTCCCCCTCTGACGCGGTGAGACGGCGCACGTTGTCCTTGGGGATCCAGGCGACGTGGGCGTGTTCCTCGTCGTCAAGCCACCGGACAATGATCTGCTCGTGCCCCAACGCATAGCCTCCCCGTACACGGCGACAGTCCCGCCGCCCTTGAGGGGAACCGTAGCCTCAACGCGCGGCCACTGCCCGTACTCCCAAGAATGAATCTCTTCGGGGTCACCCTCCAGCTTCGGAGCCAGATAGTCATATGCGACGCCGGCAAGGGTAAACGTGGGCATGGGCCTAATATATCCGCGTCGTCCTGCCAACAGCCTGACCACGGCGCCCACATCCATTTTCACCACGTCATGAATGTTAGACGCGAGTACCGACAACCCTACGAAGTCCCCTTACAAGTAGCAATGCCGTAGCCGCTTGCGATGTTCTCGCTAATGACCGTGCCATCCACCGTTATACGACACCTAACACTGCCGGAACTATCCCTGCCCTGCGCGCTGATATAGACAAACTCGCCGGTATTAAATGTCAAAAGGAGCCCTGGTGCTGAAGAACTTTTCCGCTTCATTGGGATATCCAGATCAGCTTGAGACGTTCCTGTAGGAGTCTCATAGGTCACAGATGCGGACTCTTGAGTCCCTTCGACTTCATACAGAACTTCACTCGTCAGATTGACCGACTTACTGTTGGAGCTGGAACGCTCCGCGCTGCT
This window harbors:
- a CDS encoding helix-turn-helix domain-containing protein; the encoded protein is MNDDDVWLTVPELAALLKLSPAAVYARLPIWPHHDPTGSDIRFTREDIEAIKELTQRRPAPVTNNVRRVPSVGTRANRARRTGQGSPR